CCACCCAAATAAAGGGAGAAATTGTGCAACTCTGCCGGTTTATAGATATCTGTACCTTTCTCTTCTACCGTAAAGTTTGTGGCTACTTTTGCCAAAAACTCTTCTTCAGTCAGTCCGTTCAAATCTTTGACTACACGGTTATAATCGATAATAGTCAGCTGATTTGCCGGAAAGCATACAGCCATAAAATAGTTGTATTCTTCATCTCCACGGTGATTCGGATTTTGTTTTGCTTTTTCCGCACCAACTAAAGCTGCTGCAGCTGAACGGTGATGTCCGTCTGCAATATATAAGGAAGGCATTGCTTCGAACAACTCCGTGATACGGGCTATATCATTTTCCTCATCGATAATCCAAAATGTATGTCCAAAGCCATCCAGTTCTGCGACAAAGTCATATTCCGGAGTTTTTGCCGTATACTTCTTTACAATAGCATCCAGTTCCGCATTATCGGGATAAGCAAAGAAAACCGGTTCGATATTGGCATTGTTGACACGTACATGTTTCATACGGTCTTCTTCCTTATCACGACGAGTCAACTCATGCTTTTTGATATTCCCTTTCAGATAATCATCCACATATGCACAGACTACCAATCCATATTGTGTATGCCCGTTCATAGTTTGGGCATATACGTAATATTGTTCTTTCTGATCCTGAATCAACCAACCTTTATCCTGGAATTTCTGAAAGTTCTCTGCTGCTTTTTCATAGACAGCCGGATCATGTTCATCTGTTCCCACCGGAAAATCAATCTCCGGTTTGATTATATGATATAATGATTTCTCGTTACCTAGTGCTTCTTCACGCGCTTCTTCAGAATTAAGCACATCATAAGGACGTGAAGCGACTTCCTTTATCAAATCCTTCGGCGGACGGATACCTTTGAATGGTTTTATTTTTGCCATAGTTTTACAGTTGACAATTGACAACTTATTTATTGACTCTGAATTTCTCGTTACCGTTCTGCAGAAAATCGACGATCTGTTTTGCTGCAGCAATACCGGCATTGATATTCGCCTCAGCTGTCTGTGCTCCCATCTTCTTCGGTGTCCCGAAATAACGGTCCGAATATTTAGCAGCCAAATCCGCATCGATAGCCGGCTTGATATCTGTGATATATTTAAAATCAGGACGTTCTTCCATCATCTTTGCCAAACCTGCTTCGTCGATCACTTCCTTACGGGCTGTATTCACAACGATAGCACCTTTAGGCATTGAATTCATTAATTCAAAATTGATGGATCCCTTTGTTTCGGCTGTTGCCGGAATATGCAGAGATACAATCTGACAAGACTTAAACAGGTCTGCAGTAGAAGCTACTGCTTTCACTCCGTCTTTCTCTATCACTTCTGCCGGACAGAATGCATCAAAAGCATATACATCCATGCCGAAGCCTTTAGCAATACGTGCCACATTACGACCCACATTACCATAAGCCAGAATGCCCAGTTTTTTACCCTTCAGTTCTGTTCCGGAAGTTCCGTTATAGAAGTTTCGGACAGCATATACCAACATACCAAAAACTAATTCGGCGACAGCATTGGAATTTTGCCCCGGCGTATTCATCACACAAACGTTGTGTGCAGTCGCAGCAGCCAGATCCACATTGTCGTAACCGGCACCGGCACGAACCACTATCTTTAATTCTTTCGCAGCTTCCAATACCGGAGCATCGATGATATCACTGCGGATGATTACCGCATTCGCATCTTTAACAGCGTCCAGCAATTGACTTTTATCCGTGTATTTTTCAAGAAGAGCCAGTTCATAACCTGCACCTTCAACCACTTCACGGATGCCTTTCACTGCTATCGCAGCGAAAGGTTTATCTGTAGCAACCAATACTTTTGTCATAGGATCAATGTAGTTTTTCAAATTCTTTCATTGTTGCAACCAAAGCTTCTACGCTGCTCTTCGGCATAGCGTTATAAAGAGAAGCACGGAATCCACCGACAGAACGGTGTCCTTTGATGCCTACCATACCGGCTGCAGATGCGAATTTATTAAATTCGTCTTCCAGTTCCTTATATTCGTCATTCATAACGAAACAAACATTCATAATAGAACGGTCTTCCACAGCAGCCGTACCCTTGAATAATTTATTCCGATCGATTTCATCATACAGAATTGCTGCTTTTTCAAGATTCATCTTTTCAATAACAGCAACACCACCCAATTCCTTATACCACTTCAATGTCTGCAATGCAGCAAAGATCGGAAATACAGGAGGAGTGTTGAACATAGAATCTTTTTTGATATGAGTGTTGTAATTCAACATGGTAGGAATTGCACGATCTACATGCCCCAAAGCATCCGTACGTACAATGGCCAAAGTGACACCTGCAGGAGCCAGATTTTTCTGTGCACCGGCATAAATTATATCATATTTGGAGATATCGATCGGACGAGAGAAAATATCAGAAGACATGTCGGATACCAAACGTACATTCATATCAGGATCATAACGCATTTCCGTACCATAGATCGTATTGTTAGATGTAAAGTGGAAATAGTCCGAATCTTCTGCGACTTTATAGCCTTTAGGGATATAGGTGTAGTTAGCTTCCTTTGAAGATGCTACAACATCCACTTCTCCGAATAATTTAGCTTCCTTGATCGCATTAGAGGCCCATGTCCCCGTATCCAGATAAGAAGCTTTTTTGTTCAACAAGTTAAAAGGAACCATACAAAACTGCATGCTGGCACCACCACCCAGAAATACAACTTCGTAACCAGCCGGCACATCCAGTAACTCTTTGATCAAAGCTCTGGCCTCGTCGTTTACTGCAACAAATTCTTTACCTCTGTGAGATACTTCAAGAATTGATAACCCTGTACCTGCGAAATTCTCAACAGCTGCTGCTGCATTCTTAATCGTGTATTCGCTCAGAATGGAAGGTCCTGCAGAAAAATTGTGCTTCTTCATATCTATTTCTTTTTAATGTTATATATTATTTAAGTAACGTGTTTTTCGAAAACAGGCGGCTAATGTACGAATTAAATTGAAATTTGAAAATCAAAACCCGAAAATTATTAGCAAAAAGGCACATATTCATCATTTTCACCGTCTTTTACACAGTCAATTTTCTGCTTTCAATTATCAATTGTCAATTACTAAAACCGATCTCCCCACAATTTTTTCATCTGTTCAATCAGTTTCTGTTCAGCCGGATTATTCTGCCCTTTCCAAAAGCATTGATTCAATACTTCCTTGGGCAAATATTCCTGTTCAACAAAGTTGTTCTTATAATCATGTGCATATTTATATTCTTTCCCATACTCCAACTCCTTCATCAAAGCCGTCGGAGCATTCCGCAAATGAAGCGGAACCGGAAGATTACCAGTACGCTCTACCAAAGCCAATGCGTCATTGATTGCCATATAGGCAGAATTACTTTTAGGGCTACTGGCCAGATAAATTGTCGTTTCGGCCAGGATGATACGCCCTTCCGGCCAACCGATCTTCTTCAAAGCATCAAAACAGGCATTCGCCAGCAATAACGCATTGGGGTTAGCCAATCCTATATCCTCCGATGCAGAGATTACCAGCCTCCGGGCAATAAACTCCGGATCCTCCCCTCCTGCCACCATACGTGCCAACCAATAAATAGCTCCATCAGGGTCACTTCCCCTGATCGATTTGATAAAAGCTGAAATAATATCATAATGCATCTCTCCGCCTTTATCATATGCTGCTGGATTTTCCTGCAAACGGTCTACTACTTTCTGATCCGTTATCTCGATCTTATCCGTTTCTTCTGCCGATATGACCAGTTCCAGTATATTCAGTAATTTCCGTGCATCTCCACCCGAATAACGAAGCATAGCATCTGTCTCTGTCAGGACAATATCTTTCTCTTTTAATACGATATCCTCTTTGACCGCATGATTCAATAAGGTAAGCAAATCACTTTTATCCAACGATTTCAATACATAAACCTGACACCTGGATAATAGCGGACGGATCACTTCAAAAGAAGGATTTTCCGTTGTAGCCCCGATCAGCGTAACCACTCCCGTTTCTACAGCATTCAACAAAGAATCCTGCTGGGATTTACTGAAACGATGTATTTCATCAATAAATAAAATAGGCGATACCGTATTGAAAAAACGATTGCTCTTTGCTTTTTCAATCACATCACGTACATCCTTCACACCCGAACTGATAGCACTCAATGTATAAAAAGGTGCCTCCAGTTTATTGGAAATGATCTGTGCCAGTGTGGTCTTACCTACTCCCGGTGGTCCCCACAAAATAAAAGATGGGACCCGGCCAGCATCTATCATTTTCCTCAACACGGCTCCTTGCCCTACAAGGTGCTTCTGTCCGATATAATCATCCAGTGTTTTCGGACGTAATCTCTCTGCTAAAGGTTGATTCATCATGCAGACAAAAGTCGGATATTTTATTTACTTTTCAAAGCATAACCAGCGTAAAAATTAATCCGTAAACAAATGTTTGAGAACAGATTTTTATAACAAAAGTCAACTGATTAACCCTAATACCAAAGTCAAACATATACAATACTAGCATTTTGTCAACAAACATTAGAGAACACAGAAATCCCTCCATCATTTCTTCCACGTTCCCTAATGCCATTATCCAATATCATTTAACACTTGACAGACTCGATAAGTCACGAACCACAGTCATGTCCATAATATTACTGTATATCTCTGTTGTACGCACACTTTTGTGTCCTAAAAGCTTCTGTACAGTCGTAATATTTGCACCGTTATATAATAATAATGTAGCGTTCGTATGCCGGGCCGTATGGAATGAGACTTTCTTATCTACATTCCCATCTTACAAATCCGGCGCAATTGCTTGTTCACGTTCGAATTGGAAGAGACTGGCATATCGAACAAGGTCCACGGATTATTCTTATAACGCTCGTAGATAGGAAGAGATTTCCCATCAAACAATAAGAACAAAGGCAGACGAACATGGACATCTGTTTTAACAGATGAATAGATCAACCAGACTTTATCTTCGATAAAGAGAAAATTATCCTTCGTGATACTTACGATATCCGAAAAACGAAGCCCAGTATAGCAACTGAACAAGAACATATCCAGTGTCCGTTGCAGCGTCCGGCGACCTTTCAGATTTAAACTTTCCAACTGCTCCAATTCTTCCGGTGTAAGATGAGTTCGTTTGCTTTCCATATACTTTATTTTATATTTGCGGAAAGGATAACGGTGCAAATCAAACAGATCCTTATTGATAGCCAGGTTTATGTAGCGCTTCAAATGCTTCATATGTTTAGCAATCGTATTCCGATGATATTTATTTACCAGCATATAATGCTCGAAATCGCAAAGAAAATTAAAGCTCAGATCATTGAAACTCACATCCGCTTGAAACGAAGACAACACCTGTAATGTCGAAAA
This is a stretch of genomic DNA from Parabacteroides chongii. It encodes these proteins:
- a CDS encoding replication-associated recombination protein A; translated protein: MMNQPLAERLRPKTLDDYIGQKHLVGQGAVLRKMIDAGRVPSFILWGPPGVGKTTLAQIISNKLEAPFYTLSAISSGVKDVRDVIEKAKSNRFFNTVSPILFIDEIHRFSKSQQDSLLNAVETGVVTLIGATTENPSFEVIRPLLSRCQVYVLKSLDKSDLLTLLNHAVKEDIVLKEKDIVLTETDAMLRYSGGDARKLLNILELVISAEETDKIEITDQKVVDRLQENPAAYDKGGEMHYDIISAFIKSIRGSDPDGAIYWLARMVAGGEDPEFIARRLVISASEDIGLANPNALLLANACFDALKKIGWPEGRIILAETTIYLASSPKSNSAYMAINDALALVERTGNLPVPLHLRNAPTALMKELEYGKEYKYAHDYKNNFVEQEYLPKEVLNQCFWKGQNNPAEQKLIEQMKKLWGDRF
- the serC gene encoding 3-phosphoserine/phosphohydroxythreonine transaminase is translated as MKKHNFSAGPSILSEYTIKNAAAAVENFAGTGLSILEVSHRGKEFVAVNDEARALIKELLDVPAGYEVVFLGGGASMQFCMVPFNLLNKKASYLDTGTWASNAIKEAKLFGEVDVVASSKEANYTYIPKGYKVAEDSDYFHFTSNNTIYGTEMRYDPDMNVRLVSDMSSDIFSRPIDISKYDIIYAGAQKNLAPAGVTLAIVRTDALGHVDRAIPTMLNYNTHIKKDSMFNTPPVFPIFAALQTLKWYKELGGVAVIEKMNLEKAAILYDEIDRNKLFKGTAAVEDRSIMNVCFVMNDEYKELEDEFNKFASAAGMVGIKGHRSVGGFRASLYNAMPKSSVEALVATMKEFEKLH
- a CDS encoding NAD(P)-dependent oxidoreductase — protein: MTKVLVATDKPFAAIAVKGIREVVEGAGYELALLEKYTDKSQLLDAVKDANAVIIRSDIIDAPVLEAAKELKIVVRAGAGYDNVDLAAATAHNVCVMNTPGQNSNAVAELVFGMLVYAVRNFYNGTSGTELKGKKLGILAYGNVGRNVARIAKGFGMDVYAFDAFCPAEVIEKDGVKAVASTADLFKSCQIVSLHIPATAETKGSINFELMNSMPKGAIVVNTARKEVIDEAGLAKMMEERPDFKYITDIKPAIDADLAAKYSDRYFGTPKKMGAQTAEANINAGIAAAKQIVDFLQNGNEKFRVNK
- a CDS encoding DUF1015 domain-containing protein; this encodes MAKIKPFKGIRPPKDLIKEVASRPYDVLNSEEAREEALGNEKSLYHIIKPEIDFPVGTDEHDPAVYEKAAENFQKFQDKGWLIQDQKEQYYVYAQTMNGHTQYGLVVCAYVDDYLKGNIKKHELTRRDKEEDRMKHVRVNNANIEPVFFAYPDNAELDAIVKKYTAKTPEYDFVAELDGFGHTFWIIDEENDIARITELFEAMPSLYIADGHHRSAAAALVGAEKAKQNPNHRGDEEYNYFMAVCFPANQLTIIDYNRVVKDLNGLTEEEFLAKVATNFTVEEKGTDIYKPAELHNFSLYLGGKWYSLTAKPRTYNDHDPIGVLDVTISSNLILDEVLGIKDLRSDKRIDFVGGIRGLGELKRRVDSGEMKVALALYPVTMKQLMDIADTGNIMPPKTTWFEPKLRSGLVIHKLV